The proteins below come from a single Clostridia bacterium genomic window:
- a CDS encoding UDP-N-acetylmuramoyl-L-alanyl-D-glutamate--2,6-diaminopimelate ligase: protein MKPLSELLSATPVEAAGGDLEVPVSGIYYDSRAVRPGGLFVAVPGFRTDGHRFLADAVARGAAAVVVERREAVPAGVAWAEVASSRRALGELAAAFYGHPAARLRLYGVTGTNGKTTTTHLIRAVLEAGGRTCGLVGTVGAQIGEEQLGAARTTPEASDLQELLARMRDRGLSGAVLEVSSHALELERLRGCAFDVGVFTNLTPDHLDFHRDMGSYLAAKAKLFRLLDPERSGSQYAVLNADDPASTELAAVTRVPVITYGLQSRAEVRAENLGLDPAGVAFDLHWPGGRCRVRLALTGRFNVYNALAAWVVGWQEGMEPEAVNRALATVRGVPGRFERVEAGQDFTVLVDYAHTPDGLLKVLEAARGLTRGRVILVFGCGGDRDRTKRPQMGAVAARHSDLSVITSDNPRSEDPLAIIEEIRAGYVSVRRDGYRVEPDRYRAIELALGLADRDDVVLIAGKGHETCQIIGDRILPFDDRQVVREILSGRGNAGGTAR, encoded by the coding sequence ATGAAACCTCTTTCCGAACTCCTGTCCGCCACGCCGGTAGAGGCTGCCGGCGGCGACCTTGAGGTGCCGGTCAGCGGCATATACTACGATTCCCGCGCGGTAAGGCCGGGCGGCCTCTTTGTGGCCGTGCCCGGCTTTCGCACGGACGGGCACCGGTTTCTTGCCGACGCCGTGGCCCGCGGGGCAGCGGCGGTGGTGGTGGAAAGGCGCGAGGCGGTACCGGCGGGAGTAGCCTGGGCGGAGGTGGCGAGCAGCCGCCGGGCCTTGGGAGAACTGGCGGCAGCGTTCTACGGCCATCCGGCCGCCAGGCTGCGCCTGTACGGCGTTACCGGCACCAACGGCAAGACTACCACTACCCACCTTATCCGGGCGGTTCTGGAGGCAGGTGGTCGTACCTGCGGGCTGGTGGGTACGGTGGGGGCGCAGATAGGCGAGGAACAACTGGGGGCGGCCCGTACCACTCCCGAGGCCAGCGATCTGCAGGAGTTGCTGGCCCGGATGCGCGACCGGGGCCTGAGCGGGGCGGTGCTGGAGGTTTCCTCCCACGCCCTGGAGCTGGAGAGGCTGCGTGGGTGTGCCTTTGACGTGGGTGTATTTACCAACCTTACTCCGGATCATCTGGACTTCCATCGTGACATGGGGAGCTATCTGGCGGCCAAGGCCAAGCTCTTCCGGCTGCTGGACCCGGAGCGGTCCGGCAGCCAGTATGCGGTGCTCAACGCCGACGATCCGGCCAGCACCGAACTGGCAGCCGTGACCCGGGTGCCGGTAATCACCTACGGGCTTCAGAGCCGGGCCGAGGTGCGGGCGGAGAACCTGGGATTGGATCCGGCAGGGGTAGCGTTTGACCTGCACTGGCCCGGGGGGCGCTGCCGGGTGCGGCTGGCCCTCACCGGCCGCTTCAACGTTTATAATGCCCTGGCTGCCTGGGTCGTGGGCTGGCAGGAAGGTATGGAGCCCGAGGCGGTCAACCGGGCCCTGGCCACGGTGCGGGGCGTTCCCGGCCGCTTCGAGCGGGTGGAGGCGGGGCAGGACTTCACCGTGCTGGTAGACTATGCCCACACCCCGGACGGGCTGCTCAAGGTGCTGGAGGCGGCCCGAGGCCTAACCCGGGGGCGGGTGATCCTGGTTTTCGGCTGCGGGGGGGACCGCGACCGCACCAAACGGCCCCAGATGGGGGCCGTAGCCGCCCGCCACAGCGACCTGAGCGTGATCACCTCCGACAACCCCCGCAGTGAGGACCCCCTGGCCATAATTGAGGAAATCCGGGCCGGGTACGTGAGCGTCCGGCGGGACGGTTACCGGGTGGAACCGGACCGCTACCGGGCCATCGAGCTGGCGCTGGGCCTGGCCGACCGGGATGATGTGGTTCTCATCGCCGGGAAGGGGCACGAGACCTGCCAGATTATAGGAGATCGGATCCTGCCCTTTGACGACCGTCAGGTGGTCAGGGAGATACTGAGCGGGAGAGGCAATGCAGGCGGTACAGCTCGGTAG
- a CDS encoding penicillin-binding transpeptidase domain-containing protein, translating to MTSNLTMRRRILALFFVFCFCLSLVCARLAWIQLVRGRELEAEATELRLRQVVIPARRGKIFDRQGRELAISVSAPTVVAFPPEVRSSGREREIAAKLAAILGAEEEDIYRRITSNTLYAYVRRRVEFAQADRISSLELPGIEIIEENQRYYPQGTLAANVLGFAGIDNQGLEGLEYFYDQQLRGRNGALKVEADAVGREIPQATHAYEPPQDGLSLVLTIDSTVQYLAERELDALMESPTAPTRAAIIVMDPRTGEILAMASRPSFDPNRYASFPAATWRNPNVSDTYEPGSTFKIVTAAAALEEGLTKEGEKFYDPGYIMVGSHRVRCWRYPRGHGSETLIEGVKNSCNPVFVTLGLRLYEGHPARFYDYIKAFGFGARTGIDTPGEATGQLIPQESLREIQVAAISIGQSIAVTPIQLAAAAAAVANGGVWMRPHLVREIRDAEGRTVKRLDPEPVRRVISEETASRLGALLEQVVKDGTGRNAYIPGYRAAGKTGTAQKPGPGGYLPDKYVASFIGYAPVNDPRVVALVVVDEPQGYPYFGGTVAAPIFQRLAEAVLRYLGVPPAEPGSRETQEVRVPSVVALPVKEAAARLREAGLEAQVAGTGVQVWDQVPVAGASVARGSRVLLQAEAKEEVLVPDLTGLSLSQALALLGSLHLNLEAQGSGRVMEQDPVPYTPVPKGSRVKAVLREDEAAATVGP from the coding sequence GTGACGTCCAACCTGACGATGCGACGCCGCATCTTGGCCCTGTTCTTCGTATTCTGCTTTTGCCTGTCGCTGGTGTGCGCGCGGCTGGCCTGGATACAGCTGGTGCGCGGGCGAGAGCTGGAGGCCGAGGCGACGGAACTGCGCCTGCGCCAGGTGGTCATCCCCGCCCGCCGGGGAAAGATCTTCGACCGGCAGGGGCGAGAGTTGGCCATCAGCGTAAGTGCACCGACGGTAGTGGCTTTCCCGCCGGAAGTGAGGTCGTCCGGTCGGGAGCGGGAGATCGCGGCCAAGCTCGCGGCCATCCTCGGGGCCGAGGAGGAAGACATATACCGGCGTATTACCTCGAACACCCTCTATGCCTACGTCCGGCGCCGGGTGGAGTTCGCGCAGGCCGACCGCATCAGCAGTCTGGAGCTGCCGGGCATAGAGATAATCGAGGAGAACCAGCGCTACTATCCCCAGGGTACGCTGGCGGCCAACGTGCTGGGCTTTGCCGGCATCGATAACCAGGGCCTGGAGGGCTTAGAGTATTTCTACGATCAGCAGTTACGCGGTCGCAACGGTGCCCTAAAGGTGGAGGCCGACGCGGTGGGGAGGGAGATACCCCAGGCCACCCACGCCTACGAGCCGCCGCAAGACGGCCTGAGCCTGGTGCTGACGATCGACAGCACCGTCCAGTACCTGGCAGAAAGGGAACTGGACGCCCTGATGGAAAGCCCTACCGCTCCCACCCGCGCGGCCATAATCGTGATGGACCCGCGTACGGGTGAAATCCTGGCCATGGCCAGCCGGCCTTCCTTCGATCCCAACCGGTACGCCAGCTTTCCTGCCGCCACCTGGCGGAACCCCAACGTGAGCGATACCTACGAACCGGGGTCTACCTTCAAGATTGTCACCGCCGCGGCGGCGCTGGAAGAAGGTCTGACCAAGGAGGGGGAAAAGTTCTACGATCCCGGCTACATAATGGTGGGCAGCCACCGCGTCCGGTGCTGGCGGTATCCCCGGGGCCACGGCAGCGAAACCCTGATCGAGGGAGTGAAGAATTCCTGTAACCCGGTATTCGTCACCCTGGGCCTGAGGCTCTACGAGGGCCACCCCGCCCGCTTCTACGATTACATTAAGGCCTTCGGTTTCGGCGCCAGGACCGGCATCGATACTCCCGGTGAGGCCACCGGCCAGCTCATCCCCCAGGAGAGCCTGCGGGAGATCCAGGTGGCGGCCATATCTATTGGCCAGTCTATTGCCGTGACCCCCATTCAGCTGGCGGCCGCCGCGGCGGCAGTGGCCAACGGCGGCGTCTGGATGCGCCCCCACCTGGTGAGGGAGATCCGGGACGCCGAGGGGCGAACGGTGAAGCGCCTGGACCCGGAGCCGGTGCGGAGGGTAATCTCCGAAGAGACCGCCTCGCGGTTGGGAGCGCTCCTGGAACAGGTGGTAAAGGACGGGACCGGCCGTAACGCCTATATCCCCGGTTATCGCGCCGCGGGAAAAACCGGAACCGCCCAGAAGCCCGGGCCGGGCGGATACCTGCCGGACAAGTACGTGGCTTCCTTCATCGGCTATGCGCCGGTAAACGACCCGCGGGTGGTGGCCCTGGTGGTGGTGGACGAACCCCAGGGTTACCCCTATTTCGGCGGCACGGTGGCGGCACCGATCTTTCAGCGCCTGGCGGAAGCCGTGCTCCGGTACCTGGGCGTGCCTCCGGCCGAGCCGGGTTCACGGGAAACCCAGGAAGTACGGGTGCCCTCGGTAGTGGCCTTACCGGTAAAGGAAGCCGCGGCCCGGCTGCGGGAGGCCGGCCTGGAGGCCCAGGTGGCCGGGACCGGCGTTCAGGTCTGGGATCAGGTCCCGGTAGCCGGGGCGTCGGTCGCCAGGGGGAGCCGGGTTCTGCTTCAGGCGGAAGCCAAAGAGGAGGTACTGGTTCCGGACCTGACGGGTCTAAGTCTCAGCCAGGCCCTGGCCCTCCTGGGCTCGCTGCATCTCAACCTGGAGGCTCAGGGCAGCGGCCGGGTAATGGAGCAGGACCCGGTGCCCTACACCCCGGTTCCGAAAGGGAGCCGGGTGAAGGCAGTGCTGCGGGAAGATGAGGCGGCGGCCACGGTCGGTCCCTAG